The following coding sequences are from one Enterococcus sp. 4G2_DIV0659 window:
- a CDS encoding ABC-F family ATP-binding cassette domain-containing protein, whose translation MKELKVNELTKTYGEKTLFDQISFHIHDKDRIGLIGTNGTGKTSLLSILAGKDSGDGDGASVLQPNEYQIGYLSQDQEFDPELTVVEAVFQGETPIIQAVKNYELALLALANDGNSEQAQKQYTQAEERMNREDAWTADTDAKIILQKLGIETLHKKIGELSGGQKKRVSLAQVLIESPDLLLLDEPTNHLDYEAINWLESFLNSYRGAILMVTHDRYFLDRVTNRIFELSFGKLYEYKGNYEAYILAKAERERVELEQEDKRKQLYKQELEWMRAGVKARGTKQQARQDRFQDLKENLHQVNQKSQLEIDVATQRLGKKVLEIKNGHFQIETKTILNEFNLLIQAKDRIGITGKNGAGKSTLLNILAGRLQLDSGIYSIGETVRLAYYTQQNEAMDPNQRMIAYLQEAAEQVQRTDGTNISVAELLERFLFPRFMHGTVIGKLSGGEKRRLYLLKLLISQPNVLLLDEPTNDLDIDTLTILEDYIQTFKGAVIAVSHDRYFLDKTMEKLLVFKGNGQITTYFGSMSDYLMEQKEQLKQTIKADTKPIKVVEKKEKVKLTYMEQKEWETIESEIGELEEKVEELTEEMNHQGDDFTKLQELQSELNHVEQILEEKMERWEYLSEFVEN comes from the coding sequence ATGAAAGAATTAAAAGTAAATGAATTAACTAAAACGTATGGCGAGAAAACTTTGTTTGATCAGATTTCTTTTCATATTCATGATAAAGATCGCATTGGATTAATCGGCACTAACGGAACAGGTAAAACAAGTTTATTATCTATCCTAGCAGGGAAAGATAGTGGGGATGGAGATGGAGCGTCTGTATTACAACCAAATGAGTACCAAATTGGGTATCTTTCTCAAGACCAAGAATTTGATCCAGAGCTGACAGTAGTTGAAGCTGTTTTTCAAGGTGAGACACCTATTATTCAAGCAGTAAAAAATTATGAACTAGCATTGCTGGCTTTGGCAAATGATGGGAACAGCGAACAAGCGCAAAAACAATATACACAAGCGGAAGAACGAATGAATCGAGAAGACGCATGGACAGCAGATACAGATGCTAAAATTATTCTGCAAAAATTGGGTATCGAAACACTGCATAAAAAAATTGGTGAGTTATCTGGCGGCCAAAAAAAGCGGGTTAGTTTGGCGCAAGTACTAATTGAATCTCCAGACTTGCTATTGTTAGATGAACCGACAAATCATCTGGATTATGAAGCGATAAATTGGCTTGAAAGTTTTTTGAATAGTTATCGCGGTGCAATTTTAATGGTCACCCATGATCGCTATTTTTTAGACCGCGTAACTAATCGGATTTTTGAATTGTCTTTTGGAAAATTGTATGAGTATAAAGGAAATTACGAAGCGTATATCTTGGCAAAAGCAGAACGCGAAAGAGTCGAGCTGGAACAAGAAGATAAACGTAAGCAGTTATACAAACAAGAGCTAGAATGGATGCGTGCAGGCGTTAAAGCTCGTGGAACAAAACAACAAGCCAGACAAGACCGTTTCCAAGACTTGAAAGAAAATCTGCATCAAGTCAATCAAAAAAGTCAGCTTGAAATCGACGTGGCCACACAAAGATTAGGGAAAAAGGTTTTAGAAATCAAAAATGGACATTTTCAAATTGAAACGAAAACGATTTTAAATGAATTCAATTTACTTATTCAAGCGAAAGACCGAATAGGTATTACAGGTAAAAATGGCGCTGGAAAATCTACATTATTGAATATATTGGCGGGACGTTTACAATTAGATAGTGGAATATATTCTATAGGCGAAACTGTCCGACTTGCTTATTATACACAGCAAAACGAGGCAATGGACCCAAACCAGCGAATGATTGCTTATCTGCAGGAAGCTGCAGAACAAGTACAGCGGACAGATGGAACTAACATTAGCGTAGCTGAGTTGCTGGAACGTTTTCTTTTTCCCCGTTTTATGCATGGTACGGTGATTGGTAAACTATCTGGAGGCGAAAAACGACGATTGTACTTGCTAAAATTATTAATTAGTCAGCCGAATGTGTTATTATTGGACGAGCCGACAAATGACCTAGATATTGATACATTGACTATATTAGAAGATTACATTCAGACTTTTAAAGGCGCTGTGATTGCCGTTTCTCATGACCGTTATTTTTTGGATAAAACAATGGAGAAGTTACTTGTTTTCAAAGGAAATGGACAAATCACAACCTATTTTGGCTCAATGAGTGATTATTTGATGGAACAAAAAGAACAACTAAAGCAAACAATCAAAGCTGATACAAAGCCGATAAAAGTTGTTGAGAAAAAAGAAAAAGTGAAATTGACTTATATGGAACAAAAAGAATGGGAGACCATTGAGTCAGAGATTGGTGAGCTTGAGGAAAAAGTTGAAGAACTTACAGAGGAAATGAATCATCAAGGAGACGATTTTACCAAATTACAAGAATTACAATCCGAATTAAATCATGTAGAGCAAATCTTGGAAGAAAAAATGGAACGCTGGGAATATTTAAGTGAATTTGTAGAAAACTAG
- a CDS encoding cation:proton antiporter, producing MEFVNLIIVFVFAITFSNVFNRIIPIIPLPIMQIIVGILIGLTDIGREITFEPEIFLVMIIAPLLFREGQRNDISATMKNFSVILFLAFVGVLITLVSVGWALHMIIPALPLAACFALGAALGPTDAVAVGSLSGKIQIPPKAMHILEGEALINDASGVTAFQFALAALLTGSFSAADAGMTLVVSSVGGALVGAALVLIKRQVVLILEKASARDVTGYLLLELLLPFLAYMVAELFHVSGIIAAVVAGVMQAASFKKVSLFEAELSSVSESTWNTLTFTLNALVFLFLGIELSQVFSPIWNSETYSNSFLMVVVLLLSATLFIARFFSIVVIYSVRKGIKNLWSAMNEMLILTFAGVKGTVSLATIFILPLTLNGQAFPERSLLLFITACVILVTLVGGIVVLPFLTESDEIESYNTEGISLLRDVIEKLKRINHEDPQVEMNVVIENYQDRMKELYIEQLPSDQRQEVQELRALIVSIERDGLEESFRQKEIGIEGYRLYERLISRMERSIARQLLSIIGFWLLFARQIIAFFVHPKIVFARKDEENRREFRKEELENVRQVFLQNTEVILKSLDNLKGVYDDEIIRFFIDGRLQFAQRLEDGTFIDSFIVRSQSNYVKELLIGYQEERKAIDEYEIAEKISSLEANEYRKNVNLLESYSINDVSNTIPFKELSKKIKKEASEEN from the coding sequence TTGGAGTTTGTTAATTTAATTATTGTTTTTGTTTTTGCAATCACCTTTTCAAATGTATTCAATCGCATTATTCCGATTATTCCTTTGCCAATAATGCAAATCATTGTCGGGATTTTAATTGGATTGACCGATATTGGACGTGAAATAACGTTTGAACCAGAAATATTCTTAGTCATGATTATTGCGCCTTTACTGTTTCGCGAAGGGCAACGAAACGACATTTCTGCAACAATGAAAAATTTTAGCGTTATTTTATTTTTGGCATTTGTCGGTGTTTTAATCACACTTGTAAGTGTAGGTTGGGCGTTACATATGATTATTCCTGCATTGCCGCTTGCGGCATGTTTTGCCTTGGGAGCTGCCTTAGGTCCTACAGATGCAGTAGCTGTTGGGTCTTTATCTGGAAAAATCCAAATACCTCCTAAAGCGATGCATATCTTAGAAGGAGAAGCATTGATCAATGATGCTTCTGGCGTTACAGCCTTTCAATTTGCGTTAGCCGCATTATTAACAGGGAGTTTTTCAGCAGCGGATGCTGGAATGACGTTAGTCGTTTCCAGCGTTGGTGGAGCCCTGGTTGGTGCTGCGCTAGTGTTAATTAAACGACAAGTAGTTTTAATATTGGAAAAAGCTTCAGCTAGGGATGTGACAGGCTATTTATTGTTAGAATTATTGTTACCGTTTTTAGCTTATATGGTTGCTGAATTGTTTCATGTCTCAGGAATTATCGCTGCAGTTGTAGCAGGTGTTATGCAGGCAGCAAGTTTTAAAAAAGTATCATTGTTTGAAGCGGAGCTGTCTAGCGTTTCTGAAAGTACTTGGAACACACTAACATTCACATTGAATGCCCTTGTTTTTCTTTTTTTAGGTATTGAGTTGTCACAAGTGTTTTCGCCTATTTGGAATAGCGAAACCTATTCTAATAGTTTTTTGATGGTCGTTGTTTTATTGCTTAGTGCAACATTATTCATTGCCCGCTTCTTCTCAATTGTTGTCATTTACAGTGTGAGAAAAGGGATCAAAAATCTCTGGAGTGCAATGAATGAAATGCTGATTTTGACATTTGCTGGTGTAAAAGGAACCGTCAGTTTGGCCACTATTTTTATTTTACCATTAACGTTGAATGGGCAAGCTTTTCCAGAACGATCGTTGTTACTCTTTATCACTGCTTGTGTGATCTTAGTCACATTAGTAGGAGGAATCGTTGTTTTACCTTTCCTAACGGAGTCAGATGAAATTGAAAGCTATAATACAGAAGGAATTTCCTTGCTTCGAGATGTAATTGAAAAGCTGAAAAGAATCAATCATGAAGATCCTCAAGTCGAAATGAATGTTGTGATCGAAAACTACCAAGATCGTATGAAGGAATTATATATTGAACAATTGCCTTCTGATCAACGTCAAGAAGTCCAAGAATTAAGAGCGTTAATCGTTTCGATTGAAAGGGACGGTTTGGAAGAAAGTTTCCGACAAAAAGAAATTGGTATTGAAGGGTATCGTTTGTATGAACGTTTGATTTCTAGAATGGAACGATCAATTGCAAGACAATTACTGTCAATTATCGGTTTTTGGTTGTTATTTGCTCGACAAATCATCGCTTTTTTTGTCCATCCTAAGATTGTTTTTGCAAGAAAAGATGAAGAAAATCGTAGAGAGTTTCGAAAAGAAGAACTAGAAAATGTACGACAGGTATTTTTACAGAATACAGAAGTTATTCTAAAAAGTTTGGATAATTTAAAAGGTGTTTATGATGATGAAATCATCCGTTTCTTTATTGATGGACGATTACAATTTGCTCAACGCCTAGAAGATGGAACATTTATAGATTCTTTTATTGTTCGTTCTCAATCGAATTATGTGAAAGAGCTATTGATTGGTTACCAAGAAGAGCGTAAAGCCATTGATGAATATGAAATTGCTGAAAAGATATCTTCTTTAGAAGCGAATGAATATCGTAAAAATGTGAATCTATTAGAATCGTATTCAATCAATGACGTTTCTAACACTATTCCATTTAAGGAATTAAGCAAAAAAATAAAAAAGGAAGCTAGTGAGGAGAACTAG
- a CDS encoding DegV family protein, protein MKIAIVTDSTAYLPERIKNLPNLFVIPIPVILDGKIYNEGIDIEADEYYSLLNSSSEFPTTSQPALGEVIELYEDIASKGYDTIISIHLSSGISGFVNTLFSLTDAIKGVTLYPYDSKITSVPMGHMVEAALDLINEKASLEEIFTKLDIIRDNTYAYLIVDDLNNLVRGGRLTNGAALIGGLLKIKPILTFEEGKIVLFEKIRSTKKAFARAEEIIGRRDKEIDRPVKLYVIHANNLAVAEEEKEKLQEQYPDAIIEIGHFGPVIGTHLGEKAIGLCISAQ, encoded by the coding sequence ATGAAAATTGCTATTGTAACTGATAGTACAGCATATTTACCTGAGCGAATTAAAAACTTGCCCAATTTATTCGTCATTCCCATTCCTGTTATTTTAGATGGAAAAATATATAATGAAGGAATTGACATTGAAGCAGATGAGTACTATAGCTTATTAAATAGTAGCAGTGAATTTCCTACAACGTCTCAACCTGCATTAGGTGAAGTTATTGAGTTGTATGAAGACATTGCTTCAAAAGGATACGATACAATCATCAGCATTCATTTATCATCTGGTATTTCAGGATTTGTCAATACGTTATTTTCTTTAACAGATGCAATCAAAGGAGTTACCCTTTATCCATATGACTCAAAAATCACAAGCGTTCCTATGGGACACATGGTTGAAGCTGCTTTGGACTTAATAAACGAAAAGGCTAGCTTAGAAGAGATATTTACCAAATTAGATATCATTAGAGATAATACGTATGCGTATCTCATCGTTGATGATTTAAACAATTTGGTGCGTGGAGGAAGACTCACTAATGGTGCTGCATTGATCGGTGGTTTACTAAAAATTAAACCTATTTTAACTTTTGAAGAGGGAAAAATCGTATTATTTGAAAAAATACGGTCAACCAAAAAAGCATTTGCTCGAGCTGAGGAAATTATTGGCAGACGAGATAAAGAAATTGATCGTCCTGTTAAGCTATATGTTATTCACGCAAATAATTTAGCTGTTGCTGAAGAAGAGAAAGAAAAACTACAAGAACAATATCCAGATGCCATTATTGAAATTGGGCATTTCGGTCCTGTTATTGGCACTCATTTAGGTGAGAAAGCAATTGGACTTTGTATTTCAGCCCAATAA
- a CDS encoding LCP family protein, translating into MSRVDRYKHIHDKAKPVEEKNGFNPRKEKNYSEEPKNSYYQEPEMKQSQDSTEEPQPEFMQSGEKDTKRFKKKEKKPKKKRRFSWPKRIFFLLILLIALAVGFFFKGKSYAENDQSLPKETVETFNGVKSANGANNILILGSDTRGEDSGRADTIMVLQLDGPSKKPKLVSFMRDTFVDIPGYDPNKINASYALGGADLVRQTLAENFNIQCRYYAKVDFQSFERIIDSMFPSGVKIDAEKDLNLDGVDIAKGNQKMDGHTLLQYSRFRMDEEGDFGRVRRQQQVMSAVMGQLKNPLALMRTPESLGRLVGYMSTDVPTSFMLKNGPSLMLKGTGGIDRLTIPVEGSWSNESYDYAGSVLQIDPEMNKSAIQDFLGQ; encoded by the coding sequence ATGAGCCGTGTGGATCGTTATAAACATATACATGACAAAGCGAAACCTGTAGAAGAAAAAAATGGATTTAATCCTAGAAAAGAAAAAAATTATTCTGAAGAACCTAAAAATAGCTATTATCAAGAGCCAGAAATGAAGCAATCCCAAGACTCAACAGAAGAACCACAGCCAGAATTTATGCAATCTGGGGAGAAGGATACAAAACGTTTTAAGAAAAAAGAAAAAAAACCTAAAAAGAAACGACGTTTTAGTTGGCCTAAAAGAATCTTCTTCTTATTAATTTTATTAATAGCTTTAGCTGTAGGTTTCTTTTTCAAAGGGAAATCCTATGCAGAAAATGATCAGTCATTACCCAAAGAGACGGTAGAAACCTTTAATGGCGTAAAAAGTGCGAACGGAGCAAATAATATCTTGATACTAGGTAGCGATACTAGAGGAGAAGATTCTGGACGTGCAGACACTATTATGGTTTTACAACTAGATGGACCTTCTAAAAAACCTAAGTTAGTATCTTTTATGCGTGATACGTTTGTCGATATTCCTGGGTATGATCCAAATAAAATTAATGCATCCTATGCACTAGGTGGTGCAGATTTAGTTCGACAAACATTGGCAGAAAATTTCAATATTCAATGTAGATACTATGCTAAAGTTGATTTCCAATCTTTTGAAAGAATTATCGATTCCATGTTCCCAAGTGGTGTTAAGATCGATGCAGAAAAAGACTTGAATTTAGATGGTGTGGATATTGCTAAAGGAAATCAAAAAATGGACGGTCATACACTTTTACAATATTCAAGATTTAGAATGGATGAGGAAGGTGATTTTGGTCGTGTTCGTCGCCAGCAGCAAGTGATGTCAGCTGTCATGGGACAATTAAAAAATCCTTTAGCGTTAATGCGTACCCCAGAATCCTTAGGACGTTTAGTTGGTTACATGTCTACGGATGTTCCAACATCATTCATGCTAAAAAATGGCCCTTCACTTATGCTAAAAGGGACTGGTGGAATTGATCGATTAACGATTCCGGTTGAAGGTTCTTGGAGCAACGAAAGTTACGATTATGCGGGTAGTGTTCTTCAAATTGATCCAGAAATGAATAAGTCAGCGATTCAAGATTTCCTTGGACAGTAA
- the pheA gene encoding prephenate dehydratase, whose translation MKVGFLGPEASFTYTATKTAFPNDELVSYHSIPACIKGVEFGEVDLGVVPIENTIEGSVNTTVDYLFHQTTIPVGAEIVLPIFQQLMVAKNNKNTWKETTKILSHPQALAQSQEFIRTYFPMAELEATPSTAYAANFVASHPEQKIAAIAPKLSAKTYDLDIVGKDIQDVAINQTRFWVLGDEKVDIPIQPKQNKLTIALTMPNNMPGALHKALSAFSWREIDLSKIESRPLKTTLGEYFFLIDINVEKPQELLDNALEEIRLMGGTVKIFGNYSIHLINGV comes from the coding sequence ATGAAAGTTGGTTTCTTAGGTCCAGAAGCTTCTTTTACTTATACTGCAACAAAAACGGCTTTTCCAAATGATGAACTGGTTTCCTATCATTCGATTCCCGCATGTATTAAAGGTGTCGAATTTGGCGAAGTTGATTTAGGGGTTGTGCCAATTGAAAATACGATTGAAGGATCGGTCAACACAACTGTTGACTATCTATTTCATCAAACAACAATTCCTGTGGGAGCAGAAATTGTTTTGCCGATTTTTCAACAATTAATGGTAGCAAAAAACAATAAAAATACATGGAAAGAAACAACCAAAATTTTGTCACATCCTCAAGCGCTGGCTCAATCGCAAGAATTTATTCGCACTTATTTTCCAATGGCGGAACTTGAAGCGACGCCGTCAACTGCTTACGCAGCCAATTTTGTAGCAAGCCATCCAGAGCAGAAAATTGCTGCGATTGCGCCCAAACTCTCAGCAAAGACTTATGATCTTGACATTGTGGGGAAAGATATTCAAGATGTAGCCATTAATCAGACTCGTTTTTGGGTATTAGGGGATGAAAAAGTTGATATTCCGATCCAACCGAAACAAAATAAGCTGACCATTGCATTAACGATGCCAAACAATATGCCAGGCGCCTTACACAAAGCTCTGTCTGCTTTCAGTTGGAGAGAAATCGACTTAAGCAAAATAGAATCTCGACCGTTAAAAACAACGCTGGGAGAGTATTTCTTTTTGATCGACATTAATGTAGAAAAACCACAGGAATTATTAGATAATGCATTGGAAGAAATACGTTTGATGGGTGGGACTGTGAAAATATTCGGTAACTATAGCATTCATTTAATCAACGGAGTATAA
- a CDS encoding shikimate kinase, producing the protein MKGIILIGFMGAGKTTVGKLLSEKTGMEHIDFDDKIVEEIGMTIQEYFDLHGEEAFRERETDVLKRYLDHNQVVSTGGGIVMRAENRNLLKQMAPVIYLQTKPEVFIPRLKQDHTTVRPLVVSKSPDEIKQVFEPRIPFYEESASLIVDTDNRTPEEIVNEILKNI; encoded by the coding sequence ATGAAGGGAATTATTTTAATTGGATTTATGGGAGCGGGAAAAACAACAGTTGGAAAACTCCTTTCGGAAAAAACTGGCATGGAACATATTGATTTTGATGATAAAATCGTTGAAGAAATCGGAATGACAATTCAAGAATATTTTGATTTGCACGGAGAAGAAGCATTTAGAGAAAGAGAAACCGATGTTTTAAAACGCTATTTAGATCATAATCAAGTTGTTTCAACGGGTGGCGGGATTGTTATGAGAGCAGAAAATCGAAATCTTTTGAAACAAATGGCGCCGGTTATTTATTTACAGACAAAACCAGAAGTATTTATTCCAAGATTAAAACAAGATCACACAACGGTTAGACCCCTAGTTGTTTCAAAATCGCCCGATGAAATCAAACAAGTGTTTGAACCTAGAATTCCATTTTATGAAGAAAGTGCTAGTTTAATCGTTGACACAGACAATCGAACACCAGAAGAAATTGTAAACGAAATTTTAAAAAATATATGA